TGGCAGCGAGCTTGGCAAGCAGAATGGCCACCATCATCGCCGGCAGCAAATCCGCCGTCAACACTTCGTTTATCGCCTGATAGCCCACCCCCAAGACATAGGGCGACAGCAGAGCCAGACCTCCGACCAGCACTCCGCCTAAAGCGGGTCGCGACCATAAGGGCAAGCTCAAGGCATTACAGCTATCTTCAACACGGTTGATCAGCTGAATAAAAAGAATGGCCATGAATCCGGCCAGAATGCCAAGAATAAGATAAAGTGGGATTTCCCAGTAACTTAGAAGTTGAAAGGCGGGAACATCAAAGGTAGGAAATGAGCCGAGAAAGCGATGAGAAACCACCGTAGCCGTCACTGCGGACACCGCAATCTGGCTCAAGTAATTAATCTGAAAATCGACCAGGATAATCTCAGCGGCAAACAGCATCCCGGCCATCGGCGCATTGAAGGTCGCGGCAATCCCGGCCGCGGCACCACAGGCCAGAAACACCCGTTTCCACTCCGGAGACAGTTTCATCAACTGAGCCAGCGAAGAACCAACCGAGGAGCCGATATGCACCACCGGCCCCTCACGTCCAACCGAAGCCCCACAGCCAAGAGACAGGGTGGTGCACAGCATTTTCAGTAGCGTGGTGCGATGACGGATATTTCCTTCGCGGGTGACCACGGATTCGATCACTTCCGGCACGCCGGCGCCACGGGCTTCCGGCGCAAAGCGCTCAATGATCGGGCCGAGAATCAACCCGCCGACCACTGGAATCGCCACCACCGCATACCACGGCATGGCTGCGGTCGCGGCCACAAGGTCGTAAGATTCCCCCCAGAAAAACTGGGTTGTCTCCAACAGTAGATAGCGAAAGGCGACAGCCAGAGTGCCGGTAACCACGCCGATGGTGGCTGCAATTAACAGCAAAAAGACGATCCGCCAACCGTGGCCACGCAGCCGCTCTCCAGGAGTGAACACAGGCACGCGGACAGCCACAATCAGTTCCCTTCACCAGACGTTTTCGAACGCTGCTGTCGGCGCTGTTCACTTTCCGCCAGAGAATAACAACAGCCACAATAATTCTGGCGGTAAAAACCCCATTGCCGAGACAGCTCCAGGCTGCGTTGGAAACCACCTTGTTTCTTGAAATCAGCCTGATAAAAAACACTGCCGAACTGCTGCGCCACTTCGCAACCAAGCCGGTTGATACGCGGCGCATCTTTATGCGGTGAAATCGACAGCACCGTCGTGAACAGATCAAAGCCCCCCTCGACTGCAGCCTTGGCAGTGCGCTCCAGACGCATCTGATAACACAGGGTACAGCGCTCCCCCCGCTCCGGTTCCTGCTCGTAGCCAACGACGCGTTCATGCCATTGCTGTGGCGTGTATTCACTGACAATCAGAGGCAAGTCAAGAGTTTCACACCAACGCACCAGCTCATCGCGCCGGATCAGATATTCCTGTTCGGGATGAATATTGGGATTGTCGTAAAAAACAGTTAAATCGTAATCCTCCTGCAGCCGTTCCACAACAGAACTGCTGCACGGTGCGCAACAGGCATGCAGCAACATCTTCGGCTTCAGGGTCACCACTTTTGACGACAGCTCCGACTGACTTGGGCAGGTTCGAGTCATGGAAAAGGTTCTCTCAATTCAGTTGCCGCCCTCTCGGACGACTGCTATAGTACGCGCCATGAAAGATCTGTTTATCGCCGATGCCCACCTAACCCGGCCCGACGAGGCGGCATACCGCCACCTGCTGAGTTTTTTGCAACAGCAGCGTGGACAGGTGCGCACGCTGATTCTGCTCGGCGATATCTTTGAGTTCTGGGTGGGCTATCGCCACTGTGTGTTCAGCGCATATTTGCCCCTGCTCCACGAACTGCAACAACTTCACGCAGCCGGCACACGCATTGTGATGGTGGAAGGCAACCACGATTTTCATGTCGGTCCTTTTTTCACAGACATCCTTGATGCCACCGTGTTTCCGGATGACGGTATGGTGCAACTGGACCATACAACCGTCGCGTTAAACCATGGTGACACCCTGTCACCAACGCGTAGCTATCTCATATTACGTGGTTTTTTCCGTAGCTGCTTCGCCCGTTTTCTCATCCGAATTTTCCCCGGCGACCTCACCTGGAAAATTGGCGATATTCTCGGCGTGCTCAGCAAGAAAAAAAGTCGTCGTCAACCGCGCACCGAGTACAGACTCCCTGAGCAAGCGATTCGCCAACAGGCGCAAAAGCGCCTGGATAACGGTGCCGACCTGTTCCTGTGTGGCCACTTCCATCAGGCCCGACTCTGGCAAGAAGGCAAAAAAACCGTCGCCATTGTCGGCAACTGGGGTGACACCTGTCACTATGGAAAACTTGAAAACAACCGTTTTACGCTGGAAACCTATCAGCCGACCAGCACCACGTCTTCCTGAATTCCATCCACCAAGCGTGAACCTGCAAAGGTGAACCCATTATAGCAGATCTTCCACGCGCAGCTCAGTGACCGGCTGATTCCAATTTTTCACGGTATCGCGCAAGGATTCAAGATCACCGATGAGTACCACAACCTGCTGTTGGGAATGCAGATAGCGTTGGGCGACACGTCGAACATCATCGATCGTCACGGCGGAAATTCGCTGTCGATACTGATCCAGATAATCCTTTGGATAGCCAAACA
This is a stretch of genomic DNA from uncultured Desulfuromonas sp.. It encodes these proteins:
- a CDS encoding chloride channel protein; protein product: MAVRVPVFTPGERLRGHGWRIVFLLLIAATIGVVTGTLAVAFRYLLLETTQFFWGESYDLVAATAAMPWYAVVAIPVVGGLILGPIIERFAPEARGAGVPEVIESVVTREGNIRHRTTLLKMLCTTLSLGCGASVGREGPVVHIGSSVGSSLAQLMKLSPEWKRVFLACGAAAGIAATFNAPMAGMLFAAEIILVDFQINYLSQIAVSAVTATVVSHRFLGSFPTFDVPAFQLLSYWEIPLYLILGILAGFMAILFIQLINRVEDSCNALSLPLWSRPALGGVLVGGLALLSPYVLGVGYQAINEVLTADLLPAMMVAILLAKLAATAISVGVGFSGGIFAPSLVLGGLLGGLFGCLVEAFAPHVVAGFPVYALVGMAAMVSGTTLAPITAIFTIFELTYNFEIILPLMTSCIASLVIVQTFYGLSIYETRLVRRGVKIVRGRDINLLRSLLVADYMDQDFEQIDERMPLGQLVALAQESPYPHFVVVNEDGRMVGMVSMRDLKSCLSEMGELCELVVASEIMTRKVITITPQQNLEAAFELFEKKPISTLPVVNSQDAQHVVGVLKKTTLIHAYNQNILKIGVGS
- a CDS encoding UDP-2,3-diacylglucosamine diphosphatase is translated as MEKVLSIQLPPSRTTAIVRAMKDLFIADAHLTRPDEAAYRHLLSFLQQQRGQVRTLILLGDIFEFWVGYRHCVFSAYLPLLHELQQLHAAGTRIVMVEGNHDFHVGPFFTDILDATVFPDDGMVQLDHTTVALNHGDTLSPTRSYLILRGFFRSCFARFLIRIFPGDLTWKIGDILGVLSKKKSRRQPRTEYRLPEQAIRQQAQKRLDNGADLFLCGHFHQARLWQEGKKTVAIVGNWGDTCHYGKLENNRFTLETYQPTSTTSS
- a CDS encoding epoxyqueuosine reductase QueH, whose product is MTRTCPSQSELSSKVVTLKPKMLLHACCAPCSSSVVERLQEDYDLTVFYDNPNIHPEQEYLIRRDELVRWCETLDLPLIVSEYTPQQWHERVVGYEQEPERGERCTLCYQMRLERTAKAAVEGGFDLFTTVLSISPHKDAPRINRLGCEVAQQFGSVFYQADFKKQGGFQRSLELSRQWGFYRQNYCGCCYSLAESEQRRQQRSKTSGEGN